The Triticum aestivum cultivar Chinese Spring chromosome 5A, IWGSC CS RefSeq v2.1, whole genome shotgun sequence genomic sequence ACTCTTGCGCAACCGGTTTGATTCATGATTGCCTTTATTCAAATATAACCCTGCCAAAATCATGATTCACCTCTCAGTAGTCTTCAAATTACGGAGCATGCGCCGTGGAATGGCATTGCCACTATTCATTGTCTCCAGTCCTCTTCCACACTAACCATTTGGCTGTACTCATGTGTCAGTGAAGGCGACAAGTATCCTACGGACCGATGTTTGTCCTCCCATTTGATTCCTTTATTATGGAGAACACTTATTGTTGGCTAGGTGCAATACGCGCAAGCTCTTAAAAAGtaacttttcttttttttttttggggggggggggggggtcatcttCCAAAAGGGAGACATTGTCTTCTAGAAGCACCATCCTCTAAGACCGATGTATGAACAAGGGCCAGATGATTACTACTATGTCAAGAATACCTACATTTAGGTAGAGCTGATGAAGTAGGCGAATGTTCCTATTCTCACATAATTGAAAATTcatggctgcttcaccaccttctGTGCGGATGTAGGTTCGTGAGTTTTCTCGAAGTACTCACTTACAATGAGTTTGGTAGATAGTATGTTTCTACTTTTTCTATATGTCAAGTGGGTATGATTCCCATGTTACTTTTTGATCGAAAAGAGGAACCACACAGAATATCTTTAGTTGACTAGAACAACGCCCATGCGTcgcaacgggatataaatattgtATTACGTTAGCTTGTGTTTACCTGCCCATATTATGCCATTGTGTAAATAAATGCTCATTAAATTATGTCCATGATTTACATTATATTTTGATCAGAAGTGATTTACCTGTCCATGatatgcgattgtgtaaataaatgttaaTCAAATTCTACCCATGATTTACCTTATGTTTTGATAAGAAGTTTGGCAAGTAAATTAAAGTAGAATTGATCCAGAAGGTTAAATTAAGGTGATTGCTTATTATACGGGGAAGTTTGGACGAAGGAGTGATGGGAAGAAAGGTGAAACGGaaccttacattctttttaagtaATAGTAGAGACTTTGCAACAACATTGGTGTGAAAACCATGGTACTGCTGACAGAAATAGAGGGCATAGACCTTGAACTTACTTTTTTTGAGAATCAATTCTAATTGGTATTAGGAAACAATTCACCGAAACAAGTTATTTCATACCCACACCCACACTTTGCTTACTTTATTGCTCGTGGGTTGGGTAGAGATGATTAGAGCATCACAAGCACACAAAGCATATGCCTTATCATGGTATGTTCCCGCTCCCGAATCCAAAGTCCGGAGGCATGCCAGCTATCACCTTCTTGACCGACGGCCTTGCCAGCAGCGCCTCCCACCATGCCTTTACGTGCGGATACACATCGAGCACAACCGCATGCTCCGTCGCCATGAAATAGCGCATGAAGGAGAAATGGGTGAGGTCGGCGAAGCTGACGAAATCACCGGCCAAGTACTTGTTGCTTGACAGCCTCGCCTCATACACCTCCAGCAGCTTCTTGAGCTTCTCGACGCTCTCATCGACGAGGCCTTGGTCGACGTCCCTCCCGACGAACGGGTTGATGATGCAGTTAAACACGATGGGCTTGAGTACGGGCTCAAGCTGGTGGGCATCCACGTCGACCCATACGTCCACCATCGCCGACTCCTTGAGGCTGCCCGCTCCTAGAAACTCGGGCTTGCATTTGCGCAGAATATGCCTTGCGATGGCACGGGATTCTGATGAAAAAAAATCACGTAGAGAAATTAGTAACACTCATTTGTTTTTTGTCACGCCCACCAAATTTcttaataattcatagaaaaacATAGCTACTGAATCAAAACAAAATAGtgttaaaaaatcaaataaaataaaaaaaaaccaTGAAGGCTTACGGTAGAGCGTCAGATCGCCGTCCTCCAGCACCGGGATCTCGCCGAAGGGCTGCAGAATTGTTGGACGGGAACAGTGTTAGTAGTAGTAGGTGACCTTGGCCACGCAAACGCAGTTGATCATCTCTCTGTTTCTTGCTTCCTATACAGAACTAAAGTAGCAAAGCTGAACCAGATAGGGAGAAGCTAGCAGATCAGACGTACGTTTCTGGCGAGGTGCTCCGGCAGCCGGTGGTCGCCGCCGTTCCTGCTCATGGGCACGAAATCGTACTCGGCGCCGGCCTCCTCCAGGCACACGAGGACCCGCGCCATCCACGGCGACACCGCCCAGCCGTACACCTTCATAGGCgccatctcttcttcttcttcttcttcttcttcttcctctgtgttTGCAGTGCACTACTATGGGTCCATTTATGTACTTCATCATCGAGCACTAGTAGTACTGTTGTTTATTTAGCACGCCGGCAGTCCAAATCCAAAACAATATTCTAGGTAGGAGTATTGGGGTTCTCTGTATGCAGTCAAACTTCTGTTTTTTAGGCGACGCCGATCGTCACTGCTTGCGTGCGCAATGCAGTCCATTGGTTGGTAGGTGAGCAAAATTGGTCCATCGTGCCAAGTAAATCTATTCGAGGAAGCCAGCCACGTGAACAAGCCGAAGcacttgtttttttttttgaaattaataataggaaactgccatttttatttgggccGGGATCAGGAGTAGGATTTTTGGGTCGGGCTTATGCCCATCCATGGAAAAATTGAGTAACTCATAGCCTTTTTTACAATAATGTAACTGACGTTtctagaagaaaaaaaaacaagatgtaACTGGCAGTTAATATCCTAATAACTAGCCTAAATAAATGAAACAAGCATTAGCATTTGATAAAAATATCCTAGATATAGCTGTAACCTGTAAATAGTTGTGCTCATCCTCAGAGTGCCTCTGCCTATAAATAGACATCCTGTAGGCTTTCTTCATATAGTAATAGTATTGTGCGGCGTTAACAAAATTACCCGAGCTTAGCATCTCTCTCCATCCACATACAACCAGCAAGATCCATGAGGCCACCGGCGGCTCTTGTGGTCGTAGCCGCCGTCCTTCTCGTGTTGTGCGGTGTCGACGCGACCGTGGAAACAACCTGCAAGGCGGCGGCCGACGAGGATGCGCATGTCAACTACAACTTCTGCGTGTCGGAATTGAGAAAGCACTACCAGAGCTCCGACACAGACACATGGGGCCTGGCCAAGATAGCCGCTAACATGGGCGTCAACAACGCCTATGGTGCCATCCATGACATCGAGCACCTACTAGCGAAGCCGAGCATGGATGCCAAGACGAAGGTCGCCCTTGGGCAATGCCAGGGGCTGTACGACAACATGAAGTTTGCGTTTGCTGGAGCCTACGACGAGATCAACGACCGGAATTACGCCGCGGGGAAAGAGAAGGCCGCAAAGGCCGTCTCCCTGGCGCACCAGTGCGATGATGCCTTTGTGAaggccgccgtcccgtcgcctctCAAGCAACATGGCCTCTACTCCGTGCAGACAGCGATAGTTTGCATGGCCATCACTAACCTTATCAAGTGATGAATAGCATCATGGATCCAAATCGTGGGAGAGTTTAGAGGTCGGATCAAACTTGTAGCGATTACTACTCCGAACCTTTGTAAGGTACATGCAAGGAATAAAACATGTTTTCATTAGTTGTGGGTTTATTTACATGCCTAATAGAGTTCTCAATGCATCTTGATTTGCTTTCTGCTCTTTAAAAAAACACGCATTAAACATCGCATACCCTTTCAATGTGCTATATTTATTTTTCTTGTAACGTAACCAAAGAATTGTCTTTATATCCTTTCAATGTGCTATATTTATTTTGCTTGTAACGTAGGCAAAGAATTGTCTTATACCCTTTCAATGTACTACACTTATGTCACTTAAATAAGAAGAGTTGCAATGTACTACACTTATGCCACTTAAATAAGAAGAGTTGAGGAAAGAAGAAGTAAACCCAATAAAGACTGATACAAAAAAATCGCTCTCTCAACATAATGGCACTTAAGTGTTTCCGGCTGCCGGGGACCCAATTTCTGGCGTTGTTCTTGATCTTAAATGTACCATATAATTGCACACACATAAACATTACCAAAATGTCTATTTTTGTAGTGTCGTCCTTCTTGATCTTAAATGTACTACATAATTCTGCATATGAACAGAACCAACATATATTTATATGGTGCTAGTCATCACAATGTTTCATTTTTCATGATAAAACAGAAAATTTTCTTCCTCGTCGAAGGTTTAATTCCAGATTATTCTTGAGTTTTTCTAGATTAGGTTATTCTTGAGATTGAGCATTGACATTTTGGCATGAGAGTAAACTTAGTTCTACTTTTGGGTGGGCTCTCATGCCCTCAAGAACGCTGGGCCAAGAACGATCACCGTCCACGGACGCACCCCAGCCTTTTATTGCATTTGCTTATCGGGCTGGCCCTTGAGGTCCTTTACCGCGCATAATTTTTTTTTGAGAGTACGGTTAGGCGTACCATAGCTTTAGAGAAGGCAGGACCGTAAGTATAAAAAGACTACAACTCACTATGAACAACAAGCATATCACGAACACAACACCCAGGCTCAGTGGTGGAGCCAGAAATAAAGCAAATCCCAGGCCAAAATTTTGTTGGTAACATGGGATTTTTGGCATTATAACAATATCTCATAACATTTCTGGGAAAAAAATACCACAtgcaaaagaaacaaaataaagttAAAATTCTCAAGAAATCTAGAATGTAAACTCAATGCTCAATGGTCCAACATAATAGATAAAACATGACATAAGTACAAATAATAATACGGGGATACAAAAAAGTACCAAATCAATTGGTTacctcatactccctccgtccacgaataagtgtacttctagcttttgtcttaagtcaaagttttaaaactttgaccaactatGTACAAAAGAGTAATAACATATATAACATCAAATTAGTATATAATGAAAGCACATTTTAAAAATAGACCTAGTGATATTAATTTAGTATCAAGGCCCCCACTATTCGACGTTCGAACCGGCCCCCGCGTCGCTCTCTCCCTGGGGCGACACGGGTGGCGTCCCCAGATCCGGCCAGAGCGGCCTCTCCTTCCCCTCGCCgctccctcctcgccgccgccggtggcctttgccgggcaaagcccgtgcggagacggcggcggcggggcgtgttCTTCCGGCGGCCGGTTGGCGCGCGAGCAAGGGGACTCGCCGCGGCTGGCCTTGGCTGGTGGTGACGGCCGGCGTGGCTGCAGAAGGTGCGTGGGGGGCGGATCTGGCCGGCCGCGGCTGGAtctggcgcggggggggggggggggggctgggcgcATCGCCCCgtggaggtggccggcggcggcggcgtctcgccGGCGCaggcaagccggggcggcggccccgggcaTGGTGGCGGCGCCGctctctcctctcctccctccctgtGGGTAGTGAGGGGTGGTGCTGGGCCAGCCGCCGCGGATCTGACACCAGGAGGCTGGATCTGTCAGTGGGGCTGCCCAGGCGTGTGGCTCCGGCGGCTGCACGTCCGGCTGGTTAAGCTGCGGTGGTGGCGGCGTGTTGCAGCTTCtggatggcggcgcggcggcgccgcgTAGGTGGTTATGCTGCGGCGGTCGTGGGGAGCGTCCGAGGCGCGAATCCGGGCGAGGCTGCCCGGATCTGGTGCGTGGTGGTCAGCCTCGAGTTCGGCGGGCTGCGGGCGGCACTGCGGCGCGTTGGCTACGACAGCGAGGAGGGAGGATGGTGGCGCGGTGGCGCCACTCTTGGTGGTGGGTGCGGGGCTTCCATGACGGCgcgtggtgccgtggtggtttTGCTTGCCGTGTAAGAGGTGGTTGGCGGTGGTGATCGGTGTAGAGTGCTCGGGCGCCGGCGGTGGTGATTGGCTGTGGTGAACATGGGTTTGGTGAGCTCCGGGTGAAAGCCTAGCTAGACCTCGGTCGATGCCGGCGTCGACGATGTCCTAGGATGTCGTTCCCTTGTTGGAGGCGGCGTCGTGGAGCCCCTTCACCTCCCTCGTCATCTCAACCACGGGCTCTTCGGGTGAAAACCCAAACTACGGCCTTGGCCGAAGTGGGCGTCGGCGGCGTTCCTCGTCGCTTCCCTCTTGGGGGCGACGCCTTTGGAGGTCCGGTCCTTCATCTGCTGGCGGTGGCTCTGTGGCTTTGCAACTTCGTCGTCGGCTAGGCGTGTGTGCGGCCTCGGGGCCGGCGTGGAAGTCGGAGCGACGGCTTCGGGTATCTCCTTCGTGCGGTGGTTGGCTTTGGTCGCGAGGGCGACATGGTCATCGACTAGGTGGGTTTGCGGCCTCGGGGCCGGAGTGGATGTCGGTGCAGCGGCGCCGGAGATCTCGTGTGCGTTGGGTGTTGGCTTTGGCCTCTAGGGCGGTGGAGCCATCGACTAGGCTGGTGCGTGGCCTCGGGGCCGGTGTGGATGTCGGAGCGGTGGCTCCGGAGCCCAGTGTTCTGTTGTAGGGTGTCGTCTCTGATCACTTGGGTGACAGTGTCGTTGACTCGAGTGGTGCGTAGCCTCGGGGCTGGCGTGTGCGTGTATCGCAAATGTATCGGTTTTCGACcagttttccttataaactggtcaattctcttcttcttaatgaaaaggcagagctcctgccggttgctcgaaaaataataataatttagtATCATAAATGCTAgtacttttttctataaagttggtcaaagttttaaatcTTTGACCTAagacaaaagctagaagtacacttattcgcagacggagggagtatgtgccaCCCATAACTTGAACAGTGGTAGAGGAACCAACACCTTTAGGGCAGTAAAAGTATACATCCATAAGAAAACGCATAAACATTAAGTGAACTAATTATCATTGATACAAATTAAAAACTTATTACCAGTTCGGCGAGGTAAAACCCCTTTGAGAGACCTAAATGATTGAAAACGATATATCATCTACCCCCCTTCACAAAATTGAACACGGACAGGAGCAGGCATACCAATATTGTTACTCTCTCGGTTTGACATTGCATGTTCATTGCTTGAAGTCAAAGGTGGTGGTcacattcactagtagaaaaagggtcaaacgtgaagcacattagtgccggtttgaatttgagccggcactaatgtgtgcattagtgccggttccaacggctagccggccgctctcattagtaccggttcgtggcgaacctttagcaccggttcgtgccacgaaccggtactaaagtgagtggtggcaggatgttgtcaatccggggcccctccagcacctttagtaccgggtcgtatcacgaaccggtactaaaggtcgtcctacatagacccttcgtccacccgagcttgctctgttcttcccctttcccctctcctctctgttcttttccctcttcctctcaagctcatcacacattttgcccaaaatttgtcaagatttgaaggtccCCATCCATTaatcaaatgatcacaaaggttagcaactttgtcctttcatctctcattgctagattagctcgtgcaatgctttatatagtgattgatttttgagtttagtaatttgggaggaattatatatatgtgctagtattggatttatatgcaatttgaggtcaaaaataacacttagtttgcatatgtaggtgtggtttacttagtaccttctaaatcttcgtcgtaaccaccatcgatcactcgcaacgtcccgtcgccggcaccaccttgtggtgagcctcttgttcatgaagttttatataaaaaattgatgtttgtgtgatttggatatatagttactcgtataattatcttacccatacgttgtttgttatacatagtgccatagttttgatatccgtccccgtcggccctcgtccgggttatgattcggatgtggtatattctcttttaaaactattcattgcatttcgtgtttatgacaaattatgcccatcaagttgacatagatatttgtatgtaggaggtagttgaaccagaaattccaaccgaccctattgtcgagaggttaaatttagttgaaagagaaaaggaggatttgaaggaaaaattgaaaagaattgagggggagaagatggaattggagttgcatgttgctgatgtcatcgatgatcacaagattaagatggagaaaatgcgcttgaagattagaaagattagaaaatatgccattcatagtgatgcttgatatcattatgttgttgaatcaattgttaccttagttgcgatcttgatcgcatttgttgttgcatttaaattctttagctagagagttatttgtttgttgcatttaagtgttgtatgatctttatgtatgaactttatgtattgtattaatttggtgttttcggtgttgtgtattgaagatgagccggcaatggatgtacgatcaCCGATGCtgtcccgagttcattaatggcgtggatacttttctgcttgcggctgaggcaaacaagcgggcggatggttttatgccttgtccatgtgctggctgtaagaatggtcacaattactctacgtcaagaactaTTCACGtcaatagcgggatttttgctcgaccaggtcataaatccgaagggagaatactattacccgctaccgcccccatcgaacatgtcatgaaccacttccaattgtcatcgtgctccgaaggc encodes the following:
- the LOC123106390 gene encoding pectinesterase inhibitor 8-like, whose protein sequence is MRPPAALVVVAAVLLVLCGVDATVETTCKAAADEDAHVNYNFCVSELRKHYQSSDTDTWGLAKIAANMGVNNAYGAIHDIEHLLAKPSMDAKTKVALGQCQGLYDNMKFAFAGAYDEINDRNYAAGKEKAAKAVSLAHQCDDAFVKAAVPSPLKQHGLYSVQTAIVCMAITNLIK
- the LOC123102055 gene encoding glutathione S-transferase 4, with the protein product MAPMKVYGWAVSPWMARVLVCLEEAGAEYDFVPMSRNGGDHRLPEHLARNPFGEIPVLEDGDLTLYQSRAIARHILRKCKPEFLGAGSLKESAMVDVWVDVDAHQLEPVLKPIVFNCIINPFVGRDVDQGLVDESVEKLKKLLEVYEARLSSNKYLAGDFVSFADLTHFSFMRYFMATEHAVVLDVYPHVKAWWEALLARPSVKKVIAGMPPDFGFGSGNIP